In Desulfuromonas sp. KJ2020, a single window of DNA contains:
- a CDS encoding helix-turn-helix domain-containing protein: MTIGEKIRQSRKSKGMRGEDLGLAVGLTKSTISKIEKDGIKGGPDPETLVRISEALEDKSILIYALLNNPICQRIIPRAFAPLNNINENTSAILAKLREELNEAVEAVDILARIFSVKDPTTTPAYKETLLAKLEQIIDAPRCIEELFAHLKECGAMSEEEHLEVHIRQQAKVEAHGHHKPCQKVA, translated from the coding sequence ATGACTATCGGTGAGAAAATCAGACAAAGCCGCAAAAGCAAGGGCATGCGGGGTGAGGACCTTGGTCTTGCCGTAGGTCTCACCAAGAGCACCATTTCGAAGATTGAGAAGGACGGTATCAAGGGTGGCCCTGACCCGGAAACTCTTGTCAGGATATCGGAGGCGCTGGAAGATAAGTCCATCCTCATATATGCGCTTCTAAACAACCCCATCTGTCAGCGCATAATCCCCAGGGCTTTCGCGCCCCTGAACAACATCAACGAGAACACGTCAGCCATTTTGGCGAAGCTTCGAGAGGAGCTTAACGAGGCTGTCGAAGCCGTTGACATTCTTGCCCGGATTTTTAGCGTCAAGGACCCAACAACAACCCCGGCCTACAAAGAGACGCTGCTGGCGAAGTTGGAGCAGATTATTGACGCGCCGCGCTGCATCGAGGAGCTTTTTGCTCACCTGAAGGAGTGCGGCGCCATGAGCGAAGAGGAGCACCTGGAGGTGCATATCCGCCAGCAGGCCAAGGTGGAGGCGCATGGCCACCACAAGCCCTGCCAGAAGGTAGCGTAG